Below is a genomic region from Burkholderiales bacterium.
GCTTTCTGGCAAGATCGATCCCGGTCACGCGCGCCCCGCGCAGCGCCATCGCTTCCGACAGAATGCCGCCGCCGCAGCCGACGTCGAGCACCGCCTTGTCGCGCAGCGCGGCGATGCCGTCGATGTAATCGAGGCGCAGCGGATTGATGTCGTGCAGGGGTTTGAATTCGCTGCCCGGATCCCACCAGCGGTGGGCGAACTCGCTGAATTTCTCCAGTTCGGCAGGGTCCGCGTTCATGTCGTCGAGTTTGCCTTGGTCAGGCGGCCAGCGGGCTGATCCGCTTCCGCCACAGATTGGCTTTCGCTTTCAGTTCTTCACTGTCCAGCACGGTCGATTCACCATCTTTCAGTAGTAATTTACCATTGACCCAGACGTGGCTGACATGTTCGCGGCCGGCCGCGTAAACCAGGTGGGAAACCGGATCGTAGCACGGCGCCAATTCGGCGGCGGACAGGTCGATGGCGACCACATCGGCGCACTTGCCGATCCTTAGCGAGCCGATCTTTTCATCGAGGCCGAGCGCGCGCGCCGGGTTGATTGTCGCCATCGCCAGCGCCATCTCGGCCGGTATCGATTCAGCCGAGCCGCTCGCGGCTTTGGCCAGCAAAGCGGCGAGCCGCATCTCGGACCACACGTCGAGCCGGTTGTTGCTGGCGGCGCCGTCTGTTCCCAGGCCGACATTGACGCCGGCTTGCGTCAAAGCGTGGATGGGCGCTACGCCGCTCGCCAGCTTCAGATTCGACGACGGGCAATGCGCCACATGGCTGCCGTGCTCGGCCAGTCTGGCGATCTCTTCGTCGTCCACATGGACGGCGTGAACAGCGATGAAGCCCGGCCCCAGCAGGCCGAGCCCCTGCAACCGCGCCAGCGGGCGCACGCCGAAGCGCGAGACGCTTTCCGCGACTTCATGCGCGGTTTCGTGCACGTGCATATGGATAGTCAGATCGAGTTGCCCGGCATACGTCAGCAGTTGGCTGAAACTGGCATCGCTGACGGTATACGGCGCGTGCGGCGCGAGGCAGAAATCGAGCAGGGGTTCGTGGCGCAACGCATCGCGGGTTGCCAGGCCCTTGCTCAGATAGTCCTGCGCGTCGCTGGCATAGGCCGATGGAAAATCGATCACAACGATGCCGAGGGTCGCGCGCATGTGCGAGGCCAGGGCGGCGCGCGCCGCGGCCTCCGGAAAATAATACATGTCGTTGAAGCAGGTGACGCCGCCGTGCAGCATTTCGGCGCAGGCAAGCAGGGTGCCGTCGAAGACGAATTCGTCGCTGACGTACTGCCGCTCAGCCGGCCAGATGTGATGATTCAACCAGTCCATCAGCGAAACATCGTCGGCCAGACCGCGCATCAGGCTCATCGCCGCGTGCGTGTGCAAATTGATCAGGCCGGGGATCAGCGCGTGCTGCGGCAGCCTCAGATGTTCACGCGCCGCATAGCGCTGCTGCGCGGCCGCGGTAGGCAGCAGATCGCGTATAGCTCCGCGATCGATAACAAGCGACGACTGGTCAAGAACCTCGCCGGCAGGCTCGACCGGGATGATCCAGCGCGCGTCGATCAAGGTATCGACTTCAATCGCCATTTTCGCGTCGCGAAGTATCTCGGTTAGTTCGTCATTCAGGCAACTCTGGACTCCCGCTTCCGGCTGACAGCCTGCTGACAAGCTTCGTGGGAATGACCGTGAAGGGGAGACTTGTTCGGAGTCGCGCTAAACAAAAAGCCCCGCGCGAACGCAGGGCTTTCGATCGAACTGCGCGGAACGTTATTGTTCGACTTCCTTGCTGCCGGTGACTTCCACATCGACGCGACGGTCCGGTTGCAGGCACTGGATCAGGGCCTTGCCGGGTTTGCCCTTGCATTCGCCTGCCGTGACCGGCTCTTTTTCGCCACGTCCTTCGGTCTGGATGCGATCAGCCGAGATGCCTTTGCCGACCAGATACTGCTTGGCCGCGGCCGCACGGCGTTCCGACAGCTTCTGATTATAGGCGTCGGAGCCAATGCGGTCGGTATGGCCGACCAGCAGAATGACATCGTATTCGGCGCCTTCCAGAGTAGAGGCGAGATCGTCCAGCATGGTTTTGCCGTTCGGACGCAGCACAGCTTTGTCGAAATCGAACAGCGCATCGGCCGAGAAGTTGATTTTCTGCGGCAACAGCTTGATGGGGGCTGGCTTCGGCTCTTCCGGCGGCGCAATGGGCGCGGGCTCGGCCGGCGGCGGTACAGGCTCCGGCTTCGGTTCGGCTTTCGGCTCTTTTTTCACCAGATCGGGATCGCACGCTTCGATCGCCTGGGCGGGCGTCCAGTACCCGGTGCGCCAGCACAGACCGAAACCGCTGCGCGCAAGTTCACCGCGGCCATCGACGAGATAAGCATCGGTTTTTACTTTTTCTTTTTCTTGCGCGACTGCCGTCACGGGCGCCAGCGCCGCCACAACGGCCATACCGGCGAGTGTGGCGACGAGTATGTTCTTGCTGGTCAAACTCATCGTGTAGCCCCTTTTGGTTATTCGCTGCAGTATTCGCAAAAGTCACGAAAAAACGACAACTCGGAAGTGAGTCCCAGAATGCATCAATCGATTTCAATAGTCAAAGGATTGTTATGGCTAAACTATTTAATTGCGGACGAGGCCGCAATCATTTGTATTTTTGCAACAACAGGGCGCCTCAAAAAGTCGACGTGCTAGAATATCGGGTTTTGGAAATTTGCCGGTTTTGCGTAGAATTTCCGCCGGTTTCTTCTTTGCTCTTTCGATTTATTCCCCCGGAATACCCGCTTAATGGATCAGATCGCCAAAGAAACACTTCCGGTCAGTCTTGAGGAGGAGATGCGCCGCTCCTATCTCGATTACGCGATGAGCGTGATCGTCGGGCGCGCGTTGCCTGACGTGCGGGACGGGCTGAAACCCGTGCATAGGCGCGTGTTGTACGTGATGCACGAACTGAATAACGACTGGAACAAAGCGTTCAAAAAGTCCGCCCGCATCGTCGGTGACACTCTCGGCAAGTACCATCCGCATAGCCCGGAAGCCGTGTACGACTCGATCGTGCGCATGGCGCAGCACTTTTCGCTGCGTTATCCGCTGGTCGACGGGCAGGGCAATTTCGGCTCGGTCGATGGCGACAACGCCGCGGCCATGCGTTATACGGAAATCCGCATGGCCAGGATAGGCCATGAGTTACTGGCCGACATCGAGAAAGAAACCGTCGATTTCGGGCCGAACTACGATGGCTCGGAGCGCGAGCCGCTGGTGCTGCCCTCGAAAATCCCGAATCTGCTGATCAACGGCTCGTCAGGAATCGCGGTCGGCATGGCGACCAATATCCCGCCGCACAATCTGAACGAAGTCTGCGACGCTTGTCTTGCCCTGCTGAAAGATCCGGAAATGACGATCGACGAACTGATCGAGATCGTCCCGGCGCCCGATTTCCCGACCGCCGGCATAATCTATGGCACAGAGGGCGTCAAGGAAGGCTATCGCACCGGCCGCGGCCGCGTTGTCATTCGCGCGCGCGCGCATATCGAAAACATGGACAAAGCCGGCAGCCGGCAGGCGATCATCATCGACGAACTGCCGTATCAGGTGAATAAAGCCAATCTGCTGATTCGCATTGGCGAACTCGTCCGCGAGAAAAAAATCGATGGCATTTCCGATCTGCGCGACGAATCCGACAAATCGGGCATGCGCGCGGTCATCGAGCTGAAGCGCGACGTCAACGCCGAAGTCATCCTGAACAAGCTGTACAAAGAAACGCAGATGCAGGATACCTTCGGCATGAACATGGTCGCGCTGGTCGACGTCCAGCCGCGGCTGCTGAATCTCAAACAATTCCTCGAAGCCTTCCTGCGCCATCGCCGCGAGGTGGTCACGCGGCGCATCGTGTTCGAGCTGCGCAAGGCGCGCGAACGCGGGCACATTCTGGAAGGGCTCGCGGTTGCGCTGTCGAACGTCGACGAAATCATCGCGCTGATCAAGGCTTCGGCGTCGCCTGCCGAAGCCAAGCGTGCGCTGCTCGCGCGCACCTGGCGCTCGCAACTGGTCGAAGACATGCTGCGCCGCGCCGAGGCCGAGGCGTCGCGACCCGAAGGGCTGGCGCCGGAATTCGGGCTGCACAAACAAGGCTATCGTTTATCCGACGTGCAGGCGCAAGCCATCCTCGAACTGCGCCTGCAACGCCTGACCGGGCTCGAGCAGGACAAGATCGTGACCGAGTACAAAGACGTTATGGAGACGATTGCCGATCTGCTCGATACCCTTGCCAAGCCTGCGCGCATCAACAAGATCATCGGCGTCGAACTGAACGCGATCAAAACCCAGTTCGGCGACGAGCGCCGTTCCGAGATCGTCGTGCAGACGCAGGACCTCAGCATGGAGGACCTGATCGCCGTCGAAGACATGGTTGTAACGATGTCGCACAGCGGCTATATCAAGGCTCAGCCGCTGACCGATTATCAGGCGCAAAAGCGCGGCGGACGCGGCAAGCAGGCGACGGCGACCAAGGAAGACGATTTCATCGAGCACTTGTTCATCGCCAACACGCATCAGTACATCCTGTGTTTTTCCAGCCGCGGGCGCATGTACTGGATCAAGGTTTACGAAGTGCCGCAGGGTGGACGGGCAAGCCGCGGCAAGCCGATTGTCAATCTGCTGCCGCTGGAAGCAGGCGAAAAAATCAACGCCGTGCTGCCGGTCAAACAGTTCGCGGAAAACCATTACGTGTTCATGGCGACGTCGTTCGGTACTGTCAAGAAAACGCCGCTGTCCGATTTTTCGCGGCCGCGGCCCTCCGGCATCATCGCTGTCGGTCTGGACGAAGGCGACAAATTGATCGGCGTCGCGCTGACGTTCGGCAAACAC
It encodes:
- a CDS encoding methyltransferase domain-containing protein, which translates into the protein MNADPAELEKFSEFAHRWWDPGSEFKPLHDINPLRLDYIDGIAALRDKAVLDVGCGGGILSEAMALRGARVTGIDLARK
- a CDS encoding TRZ/ATZ family hydrolase; the encoded protein is MAIEVDTLIDARWIIPVEPAGEVLDQSSLVIDRGAIRDLLPTAAAQQRYAAREHLRLPQHALIPGLINLHTHAAMSLMRGLADDVSLMDWLNHHIWPAERQYVSDEFVFDGTLLACAEMLHGGVTCFNDMYYFPEAAARAALASHMRATLGIVVIDFPSAYASDAQDYLSKGLATRDALRHEPLLDFCLAPHAPYTVSDASFSQLLTYAGQLDLTIHMHVHETAHEVAESVSRFGVRPLARLQGLGLLGPGFIAVHAVHVDDEEIARLAEHGSHVAHCPSSNLKLASGVAPIHALTQAGVNVGLGTDGAASNNRLDVWSEMRLAALLAKAASGSAESIPAEMALAMATINPARALGLDEKIGSLRIGKCADVVAIDLSAAELAPCYDPVSHLVYAAGREHVSHVWVNGKLLLKDGESTVLDSEELKAKANLWRKRISPLAA
- a CDS encoding OmpA family protein; translated protein: MSLTSKNILVATLAGMAVVAALAPVTAVAQEKEKVKTDAYLVDGRGELARSGFGLCWRTGYWTPAQAIEACDPDLVKKEPKAEPKPEPVPPPAEPAPIAPPEEPKPAPIKLLPQKINFSADALFDFDKAVLRPNGKTMLDDLASTLEGAEYDVILLVGHTDRIGSDAYNQKLSERRAAAAKQYLVGKGISADRIQTEGRGEKEPVTAGECKGKPGKALIQCLQPDRRVDVEVTGSKEVEQ
- the gyrA gene encoding DNA gyrase subunit A, which translates into the protein MDQIAKETLPVSLEEEMRRSYLDYAMSVIVGRALPDVRDGLKPVHRRVLYVMHELNNDWNKAFKKSARIVGDTLGKYHPHSPEAVYDSIVRMAQHFSLRYPLVDGQGNFGSVDGDNAAAMRYTEIRMARIGHELLADIEKETVDFGPNYDGSEREPLVLPSKIPNLLINGSSGIAVGMATNIPPHNLNEVCDACLALLKDPEMTIDELIEIVPAPDFPTAGIIYGTEGVKEGYRTGRGRVVIRARAHIENMDKAGSRQAIIIDELPYQVNKANLLIRIGELVREKKIDGISDLRDESDKSGMRAVIELKRDVNAEVILNKLYKETQMQDTFGMNMVALVDVQPRLLNLKQFLEAFLRHRREVVTRRIVFELRKARERGHILEGLAVALSNVDEIIALIKASASPAEAKRALLARTWRSQLVEDMLRRAEAEASRPEGLAPEFGLHKQGYRLSDVQAQAILELRLQRLTGLEQDKIVTEYKDVMETIADLLDTLAKPARINKIIGVELNAIKTQFGDERRSEIVVQTQDLSMEDLIAVEDMVVTMSHSGYIKAQPLTDYQAQKRGGRGKQATATKEDDFIEHLFIANTHQYILCFSSRGRMYWIKVYEVPQGGRASRGKPIVNLLPLEAGEKINAVLPVKQFAENHYVFMATSFGTVKKTPLSDFSRPRPSGIIAVGLDEGDKLIGVALTFGKHDVMLFSDAGKAVRFDEKDVRPMGRGARGVRGMKLGPNQKVISMLAAENENTTVLTATEFGYGKRTPIADYTRHGRGTQGTISIQTNKRNGRVVSARLVNKEDEIMLITTGGVLIRTRVSEVRQMSRSTQGVRLINLDEGEKLACFETVIETEALEGGSE